From a region of the Armatimonadota bacterium genome:
- a CDS encoding DUF2267 domain-containing protein — MKKIKQRAGLVDNESAKRASKAVFETLRVRISHEGGDNVAAQLPKELKDLWESSVFEHVQRKVMGGERFDLGGFLAGVARKLGLDDISQAETVTRAVFMSLHEQITQGAVQSVSHQLPQDIREFWESSTAEQTFPYEWEAPVETMEQETITFAETEEEIKAKQETTPAVHPPSMDRVTMASEHAGIEGPASAEYYRSDAQLAVEIEEMLSESDELDPEHIEVFVERGNVTLRGSVKTPQEREVAIEIASEALGVGEIRSELEVVSEKTTGGR, encoded by the coding sequence TTGAAAAAAATAAAGCAGAGAGCCGGTCTTGTGGACAATGAGAGCGCCAAACGCGCAAGCAAAGCGGTATTCGAGACTTTGAGGGTGCGCATCTCGCACGAAGGCGGCGATAATGTGGCTGCGCAATTGCCGAAGGAACTCAAAGACCTTTGGGAAAGCAGTGTGTTCGAGCATGTGCAGCGAAAGGTTATGGGCGGCGAACGCTTTGACTTGGGCGGGTTTTTAGCCGGAGTCGCCCGGAAACTCGGTCTTGACGATATTTCTCAGGCCGAGACCGTGACAAGAGCCGTCTTCATGTCGCTCCACGAGCAGATTACGCAGGGCGCGGTCCAGTCCGTATCTCATCAGCTTCCGCAGGATATACGCGAGTTTTGGGAGTCCTCCACTGCCGAGCAGACCTTTCCTTACGAATGGGAAGCGCCTGTAGAGACGATGGAGCAGGAGACAATAACTTTTGCTGAGACCGAGGAAGAAATAAAGGCCAAGCAGGAAACTACTCCTGCGGTGCATCCGCCGTCTATGGACAGGGTGACAATGGCTTCGGAGCATGCAGGTATTGAAGGGCCTGCAAGCGCTGAGTATTATCGTTCGGACGCGCAGCTTGCCGTAGAGATTGAAGAAATGCTCTCGGAAAGCGATGAGCTGGACCCTGAGCATATCGAGGTCTTTGTCGAGAGGGGCAATGTCACTCTGCGCGGCAGCGTGAAGACTCCTCAGGAGCGCGAGGTCGCGATTGAAATAGCTTCGGAGGCGCTGGGTGTCGGCGAGATCCGCAGCGAGCTTGAGGTAGTAAGCGAGAAAACGACCGGCGGCAGATAA